One Scylla paramamosain isolate STU-SP2022 unplaced genomic scaffold, ASM3559412v1 Contig84, whole genome shotgun sequence DNA segment encodes these proteins:
- the LOC135098820 gene encoding uncharacterized protein LOC135098820, which produces MVRNYKRKTERGSATPQLMQEAADFVRNKNKSVRESAQLFGVHYSTLQRFIHKTSGNTAKNNTHVGYAKPRQVFTCEQEEELVSYLKTAAAIYFGLSPREVKELAFKCANEAKIEMPDNWRNDKYAGKDWFSGFMKRHGQELSIRQPEATSLSRATSFNKHNVELFFSKLSSLMDKYKFEPQDIWNADESGVTTVQKPRAVVAVKGTKQVSSLTSAERGQLVTFCVAVSAIGGSVPPMLIFPRKNYHDHFIRDGPEGSIGACHPSGWMTQDNFLLFMKHFIKHTKATVEKPILLLLDNHQSHVNYDVITLCKENGVVLLSFPPHCSHKLQPLDRSVYGPFKRYPSSAQNDWLRSNPGKRMTIYDIPSQVKKAFLRASTPINITSGFKVSGISPLNTNIFDDWEFAPSSVTDRPVRQQCEQDAAKAMQDVLEISKSVDEHWFSSTSASMEPHPSSSTASEPLPSTSTAVGPQPAVASFITDQVETANVGESSLCPEKIMPHPKATPRKKKCNTGRKARKKAILTDTPERNALFAEAIKKKNKKNDVKEKKATKKRKQEFLHKVRSKKPVEKYDISSSDDEDWARRERWVVEMCGNKNGAPSLR; this is translated from the exons aTGGTTCGGAACTACAAAAGAAAGACTGAACGTGGGTCAGCAACACCCCAACTAATGCAGGAGGCTGCTGATTTTGTTcgaaataagaataaatcagTGAGAGAGTCCGCACAACTGTTTGGTGTCCACTACTCAACCTTACAACGATTTATTCACAAAAcctctggcaacactgctaaAAACAATACACATGTAGGATATGCCAAACCAAGACAAGTATTTACATgtgagcaggaagaagaattaGTATCCTATctgaaaacagcagcagcaatttaTTTTGGTCTTTCTCCGAGAGAAGTCAAGGAACTGGCTTTCAAATGCGCCAATGAAGCAAAGATAGAAATGCCTGATAATTGGCGCAATGATAAATATGCTGGAAAAGACTGGTTTTCAGGTTTCATGAAGCGACATGGACAAGAACTCTCAATTAGACAACCTGAAGCGACAAGTTTGTCCAGAGCTACAAGTTTCAACAAGCATAATgtagagttatttttctccaaGCTTTCTTCTCTCATGGATAAGTATAAATTTGAACCTCAAGACATATGGAATGCTGATGAAAGTGGAGTGACAACTGTTCAGAAACCTCGTGCAGTGGTAGCAGTTAAGGGCACAAAGCAAGTTAGCTCTCTTACCTCAGCTGAGAGAGGACAACTTGTTACATTTTGTGTTGCTGTCAGTGCCATTGGAGGGTCTGTTCCTCCCATGTTGATATTTCCACGGAAAAACTACCATGATCATTTCATAAGGGATGGCCCAGAAGGATCAATTGGAGCCTGTCACCCTTCTGGATGGATGACACAGGATAACTTCTTACTGTTTATGAAGCATTTCATTAAGCATACAAAAGCAACTGTCGAGAAACCTATCTTGCTGTTGCTAGATAATCACCAATCTCATGTTAACTATGATGTTATCACATTATGCAAGGAAAATGGAGTGGTTTTGCTGTCATTTCCTCCACACTGCTCCCACAAGTTGCAGCCCTTAGATAGGTCAGTTTATGGACCTTTCAAGCGTTACCCGAGTTCAGCTCAGAATGACTGGTTACGGAGTAATCCTGGAAAAAGAATGACCATTTACGACATTCCTTCTCAAGTAAAAAAAGCTTTTCTGAGAGCTTCAACTCCCATTAACATCACGAGTGGCTTTAAAGTCAGCGGCATCAGTCCTTTGAATACAAATATCTTTGATGACTGGGAGTTTGCTCCCTCTTCAGTAACGGATCGCCCAGTGAGGCAGCAATGTGAACAGGATGCGGCCAAAGCAATGCAAGATGTCTTAGAGATTTCAAAATCGGTAGATGAACATTGgttttcttccacttctgcATCAATGGAaccccatccttcctcttctacagcCAGTGaaccccttccttccacttcaacTGCAGTAGGACCACAACCAGCAGTAGCTTCTTTCATTACTGATCAAGTTGAAACTGCAAATGTTGGTGAGTCTTCCCTTTGCCCAGAAAAAATCATGCCACATCCAAAAGCAACACCTcggaaaaagaaatgtaatacAGGCAGAAAAGCACGTAAAAAAGCCATATTAACAGACACACCTGAAAGAAATGCTCTGTTTGCTGAagccattaagaaaaaaaacaaaaagaatgatgtcaaagaaaagaaagccacCAAGAAAAGGAAGCAGGAGTTTTTACACAAAGTTCGATCCAAAAAACCTGTTGAAAAGTACGACATATCCAGCTCAGACGACGAAGACTG ggccaggcgggagcggtgggttgtagagatgtgTGGTAACAAAAATGgagccccctcgctccgctaG